A window of the Falco rusticolus isolate bFalRus1 chromosome 1, bFalRus1.pri, whole genome shotgun sequence genome harbors these coding sequences:
- the SPEF1 gene encoding sperm flagellar protein 1 → MAGSGVAEELRALYRWLDAVPLSRPRRNIARDFSDGVLAAEVVKFFFPTMVQLHSYVPASSTPQKLANWGHLNRKVLSKLNFSIPDDVIRQVVQCRPGMVEQVLLLLRQKMEEKQKQSKELGVQAALEEVSYLETGYTKAKSSVGGGYAQESPRAAGVKKSHHGCAQPAPGDAALCLQLTEREQALLLAQETIQILQLKVGRLEQLLRLKNVRIDDLSRRLQEAQCQQR, encoded by the exons ATGGCGGGCAGCGGGGTGGCGGAGGAGCTGAGGGCGCTGTACCGCTGGCTGGACGCCGTGCCGCTCTCCCGGCCGCGCAGGAACATCGCCCGAGACTTCAGTGACGGCG TGCTGGCAGCCGAGGTGGTGAAGTTCTTCTTCCCCACCATGGTGCAGCTGCACAGCTACGTGCCCGCCAGCTCCACGCCACAGAAGCTCGCCAACTGGGGCCACCTCAACAG GAAGGTGCTGAGTAAGCTGAATTTCTCCATCCCAGATGATGTGATCCGGCAGGTTGTGCAGTGCCGGCCCGGCATGGTGGAGcaggtgctgctcctgctgcggCAGAAGatggaggagaagcagaagcagagcaag GAGCTGGGTGTACAGGCGGCGCTGGAAGAGGTCAGCTACCTGGAGACGG gcTACACAAAGGCAAAGAGCAGTGTGGGAGGGGGCTACGCACAGGAgtctcccagggctgctgg GGTGAAGAAAAGCCACCACGGCTGTGCCCAACCTGCTCCAGGGGatgctgctctctgcctgcagctaACAGAGAGGGAGCAggccctgctcctggcacaggAAACCATCCAG ATCCTGCAGCTGAAGGtggggaggctggagcagctgctgcgCCTCAAGAATGTGCGGATCGACGACCTTAGCCGGCGTCTGCAGGAAGCCCAATGCCAGCAGCGGTGA